CAACGTTCAAGCCCACGGCGGAACCCTAGCGGGAAAGAGAGAGTGGTGCGGATTGAACAGCAACGCGTCAGGAATGTCATTCCGGGCCACAACCCTTCGACTGGGCTCAGGATAAACTACGTGCCAGCGAGGAATCTCGGCTTGTTGCTGCCAGTGCGAGATTCCTCGTCGCTACACTCCTCGGAATGACAGAGGGTGAGAGGCCAGTACCAAAGCTACTCTGGGAAACTGTACCATGACCGGAAAAGGCTATCCCTCGTCTTATCCGTGCGCGGCGGCTAGCAGTTCGGCGATCGTGGTCAGCTTCTCGCGCGGTTTGCCGATTTTCTTGCCGTCCGCGATCTCCACTTGGTCGATGCGCTTCCAGCCGACAAAGGTGACGGCTTGGACATTTTTCCGCGCCAGCAGCGCGGGAATCGCCTCCGCATCGAGCTGGAGACCATTGGCGGACTGCGCCTGTGCGGCGTCGGCCAGCATCGCCTCGACCGTAGCGACCGAGTCCGGCTTATTAGTGCCGATAACCCCGGACGGTCCGCGCTTGATCCAACCGGCGACGTAGACCCGGGGGACGACGGCTTTGGTACTCGGATCGAGAACACGCCCGTCACGGTTGGGGATGATGCCGTCGCGCTCGTCGAACGGGACATGCGGCAGCGGGTGGCCTTTATAGCCGATGGAGCGAAACACCATCTGACAGGGAATCTCTTCATAGACGCCGGCGCCTTGCGCCTTGTAGTTGCCTTTCTCGTCTCGAACAAGGCGGTTCTTTTCGAGCCGCAGCCCTTCCACGCGGTCGGTTCCCAATACTTCCACTGGCGAGACGAAGAACCGCGCACGGATCTTTTTGGTTTGGTGTCCTTCCCCTTTGGGAATCTGCCCGAGCAAGGTGTCGATGTTGCGTCGATGCGTGGGTTCGTCGCTGTGTTCGTCAAGGAACTGACGATTGACCTCGTCCGGCGTCACCTCGTCGGCGCGCACCACGAGATCCGTTCCTTCCTCGTCGAGTTCCGCCAGCTCACGAATCTCGGGGTTGGTAAACGCCGCTTGCGCTCCCCCACGACGGCCCAGCAAGTAGACTTCTTGCACCGCACTTTTCCGCAGGACAGCGAGCGCATACTCGGCAATATCGGTTTTCGCTAGCGTGTCGACCGAGCGACCGATAACGCGGACCACATCCATGGCCACGTTGCCGTTGCCGATGACTGCCACCTGAGTGACGTTGCTGAGATCGAACTGGAGATGGCGGTAGTCTGGATGCCCGTTGTACCAGCCGACGAAGATCGTGGCGGGATAGCTGCCCGGCAAGTCTTCCCCTGGGATGCCCATGCGGCGGTCGGACTCCGCGCCGGTGGTAAACAGCACCTGATGATAGTGGGCGAGCACCTCGTCCAGCGTAAGGTCTTTGCCGAAGGTGACATTTCCGAAGAAGCGGAAGCCAGGCCGGGCGGCAATTTTTTCGTATTGGCGAATGACCGCTTTAATCTTTTGGTGGTCCGGGGCGACGCCGCCGCGCACCAATCCATAAGGAGTCGGCAAGCGATCGAACAGATCGACCGCAATCGTGCCTCCCTCTTGTTTCGATAACTCATCCACGGCGTAGAATCCCGCCGGACCAGAGCCAAAGACCGCGACTCGTAATGGGTTCGTCACAATATCCTCCCCTTCATTGTCTGTGTGGGCGACCATAAAACATGGAACGCAACGCCGCCAGCGTGGAAGCCGGCGCGCGTTGGTTAGGCGGTACGCAGCCGGTCGGCAATCGACGCGGCGAGATCTTGGCCATCGTCGGCGCTCAGAGTACGGGCTGGCCAGCCGATGCCTAAGCCCGAGCCGTCGGCATACTTAGGAATAATGTGGATGTGTACGTGCATAACCGCTTGGTGGGCGGTGACGCCGTTATTTTGCAGAATGTTGAAGGCAGTCGCCCCGGTGGCTTGCAAAACAGCGCGACTAATCCGCGGCAACACACGCCCCAGCGCTGCCGCCGCTTCGTCCGAGAGTTGATCGAAGGTTTCCACTGCTTCTTTAGGTATGACCAGCGTGTGCCCCTTGCTGAGAGGATTGATGTCGAGGAACGCAAGCACATGCTCGTCCTCGTACACGCGGAAGCAGGGAATCTCCCCGGCGATGATTTTGGAAAAGATGGTATCTGTCATAACTTCTACTCGACTGTACTATGCCTTATTGAGGAGGCGTCGCTCCGCGCCCAGTGGCCTAGGAGACTGACGAACAACCTATCGCTGTAATGCTCGTCATTTGTCATCCTGAAGCCGGAGGCCGAAGGATCTTGCCTTCAATCGTGTCGAGAAAGATTCTTCACCTTCGCTACGCTTCGGTTCAGAATGACATTCCTCAGGTAAACCGTGCACTACGAAAAGCGGTCTGCCGTACTCTACTTTGCAAACGCGGCTTTTAAGTGCGCCGCAGCATCGGCTACCACTTGTTTGCCTTGGTCCATGAGATGACCGAGGCTGAAAAAGCCGTGAATAGCACCATCGTAGCGTTTCGCTTCCACCCGCACCCCGGCGTCTTTGAGTCGCGCGGCATAAGCTTCGCCTTCGTCGCGCAGCGGATCGAATTCCGCCGTGATGACATACGCGGGCGCGACGCGGCGCAGTTCTCGCGCCTGGATAGGCGAGGCATAAGCATTCTTGCCGTCCTCGTCGGTGGCGAGGTACTGTTTCCAGAACCACTGCATAAGATCGTGCGTGAGCAGGTAGCCGTCGGCATTCTCGCGGTATGACGGCGTGTTGGATGCAGCGTCCGTCACCGGATACACCAGCAGTTGATAGGTCAACGTCGGCGCGCCACGATCCGCCGCCATT
The DNA window shown above is from Deltaproteobacteria bacterium and carries:
- a CDS encoding FAD-dependent oxidoreductase; translation: MVAHTDNEGEDIVTNPLRVAVFGSGPAGFYAVDELSKQEGGTIAVDLFDRLPTPYGLVRGGVAPDHQKIKAVIRQYEKIAARPGFRFFGNVTFGKDLTLDEVLAHYHQVLFTTGAESDRRMGIPGEDLPGSYPATIFVGWYNGHPDYRHLQFDLSNVTQVAVIGNGNVAMDVVRVIGRSVDTLAKTDIAEYALAVLRKSAVQEVYLLGRRGGAQAAFTNPEIRELAELDEEGTDLVVRADEVTPDEVNRQFLDEHSDEPTHRRNIDTLLGQIPKGEGHQTKKIRARFFVSPVEVLGTDRVEGLRLEKNRLVRDEKGNYKAQGAGVYEEIPCQMVFRSIGYKGHPLPHVPFDERDGIIPNRDGRVLDPSTKAVVPRVYVAGWIKRGPSGVIGTNKPDSVATVEAMLADAAQAQSANGLQLDAEAIPALLARKNVQAVTFVGWKRIDQVEIADGKKIGKPREKLTTIAELLAAAHG
- a CDS encoding HIT family protein; the protein is MTDTIFSKIIAGEIPCFRVYEDEHVLAFLDINPLSKGHTLVIPKEAVETFDQLSDEAAAALGRVLPRISRAVLQATGATAFNILQNNGVTAHQAVMHVHIHIIPKYADGSGLGIGWPARTLSADDGQDLAASIADRLRTA